In a single window of the Fibrobacter succinogenes genome:
- a CDS encoding DUF6261 family protein has product MMKINTISNKKLRNEEFLGLHKNFVELTANITAEEILTPIEAYRTAVTEFANSIEVSVDDSAASIAARLDKERNIAYTACKNFVKSIKLLPDSEMQAIGSALWKLITENADPLKLNQDQSTGIYENLIAGFKNTGNDTLSKCGFKPYLENLERKQAEYLNAVQTRNKELASKETGVNKIYRKKCLEAFNLVATLAIVKATVNKDEACTQFIKAINHHIDQKKVQLKIRKGKSKATVTPETAVAKLHTETKEEENAA; this is encoded by the coding sequence ATGATGAAAATCAATACTATCAGCAACAAGAAATTACGCAACGAAGAATTTTTGGGTCTCCACAAGAATTTCGTTGAACTGACAGCCAACATCACTGCAGAAGAAATTTTAACGCCTATCGAAGCTTACCGTACCGCCGTGACTGAATTTGCAAATTCGATTGAGGTTTCCGTTGACGATAGTGCTGCAAGCATTGCTGCCCGCCTTGACAAGGAACGCAACATTGCCTACACCGCCTGCAAGAACTTTGTGAAGAGTATCAAGCTTCTCCCCGACAGCGAAATGCAGGCCATCGGCTCGGCGCTCTGGAAACTCATTACCGAAAACGCGGACCCGCTCAAGCTTAATCAGGACCAGTCTACCGGTATTTACGAGAACCTTATCGCAGGCTTCAAGAACACCGGCAACGATACCCTGAGCAAATGCGGATTCAAGCCATACCTCGAAAATCTTGAACGCAAGCAAGCCGAATACTTGAACGCCGTGCAGACGCGCAACAAGGAACTTGCCTCAAAAGAAACTGGTGTCAACAAGATCTATCGAAAAAAATGCCTGGAAGCGTTCAACCTTGTAGCCACACTCGCCATAGTGAAGGCTACAGTCAACAAAGACGAGGCCTGCACGCAGTTTATAAAGGCAATCAACCACCACATCGACCAGAAAAAGGTGCAGCTCAAAATTCGCAAGGGAAAGAGTAAAGCTACCGTAACGCCAGAAACCGCGGTAGCCAAGCTCCATACCGAAACGAAGGAAGAGGAAAATGCCGCATAA